In Anaerolineales bacterium, the following proteins share a genomic window:
- a CDS encoding 3-oxoacyl-ACP reductase, with protein MRLKDKVALITGGAAGIGKATAKAFVQQGASVFICDINETAGEATASELGCTFSIVDVSDRSSVQTWVDEAARKSGRIDILINNAGILKDSQLVKFKDGQLVSQMSQEAFDAVIAINLKGVFNCTQAVAPYMIRQGSGSIVNSSSVVGLDGNFGQTNYVASKAGVVGMTKVWARELGRYSIRVNAIAPGSIMTDMLQSMPENILAEFRKHQPLGRFGLPSEVANAYVFLASDEASFITGAVLRVDGGLVVGT; from the coding sequence ATGAGACTCAAAGATAAGGTGGCATTGATCACAGGTGGTGCTGCTGGAATTGGTAAGGCAACTGCGAAAGCCTTTGTCCAACAGGGGGCCAGCGTATTCATCTGTGATATCAATGAAACAGCGGGAGAGGCAACAGCCAGCGAACTGGGCTGCACTTTCTCGATTGTTGATGTCTCCGACCGGAGTTCAGTGCAAACATGGGTGGATGAGGCTGCCAGGAAATCAGGCAGGATCGATATCCTGATCAATAACGCTGGTATTCTCAAAGACAGCCAATTAGTAAAATTCAAAGATGGTCAGCTGGTCAGTCAGATGTCACAGGAGGCCTTTGACGCGGTCATTGCGATCAATCTAAAAGGCGTATTCAATTGCACCCAGGCGGTAGCCCCGTACATGATCCGCCAGGGGTCAGGTTCGATCGTGAACTCTTCTTCTGTGGTTGGCCTGGATGGCAACTTCGGCCAGACCAATTATGTAGCTTCCAAAGCCGGCGTGGTGGGTATGACCAAAGTTTGGGCACGCGAATTAGGCCGGTATAGCATCCGGGTTAATGCAATAGCACCAGGATCGATTATGACTGATATGTTGCAAAGCATGCCTGAAAATATCCTGGCAGAATTTAGGAAGCACCAGCCGCTGGGGCGTTTCGGGCTGCCTTCCGAGGTTGCCAATGCGTATGTTTTCCTGGCATCGGATGAGGCTAGCTTTATCACTGGAGCAGTCTTGAGAGTGGATGGTGGCCTGGTGGTCGGTACTTAG
- a CDS encoding 4-hydroxyphenylacetate 3-hydroxylase: MTLKTRHEYLESLKKLKPNIYKFGQLITDVTQHPATKRTVESHARNFDAADEPQLADIYTTKSSFTGEKIHRWNSMMNSADDLISNMKMKRQNYRRTGSCTGGVCVGWNAQNVMWAITQDMDAEYGTQYHERLKAWILTAQANGLVVAGALTDAKGDRSLKPSQQADPDVNLRIKEIRSDGIIIRGAKLMICGVAASNEIFLLPGGAYQESEKDYSLCCVVPRDIEGLTIIEATRPSDQRDLGEYAEGEVPRTGITQGLLLFDDVFVPNERVFMCGEAKYTGKFIQFFTANYRACIGACVSGQGDVMIGASVLVARANGLPSKTFMNKLVDMSINNQVTYGLGVGACALGTQHPSGSFFADPLTAHTNKVMVATLPYETKRLTQEIGGGMVETGCMPSYEDFTDERYGKILQKYYKAGPVSAETRYRSARLAEWLTIGGGVPGCMHGGGSPDGARLIVRFNTPFEEYVEYAKALMGIEEAVPEPQK; the protein is encoded by the coding sequence ATGACCCTGAAAACCCGCCACGAATATTTGGAATCGCTCAAGAAGCTGAAGCCGAACATCTATAAATTTGGGCAATTAATCACCGATGTTACCCAGCATCCTGCCACAAAACGCACAGTCGAAAGCCACGCCCGTAATTTTGACGCAGCAGATGAACCCCAATTAGCCGATATCTACACCACGAAGTCATCTTTCACCGGTGAAAAAATCCATCGCTGGAATTCGATGATGAATAGCGCGGACGACCTGATCTCCAATATGAAAATGAAGCGGCAGAACTACCGGAGAACGGGCAGCTGTACCGGAGGGGTATGTGTTGGCTGGAATGCCCAAAACGTGATGTGGGCAATCACCCAGGATATGGATGCCGAATATGGCACCCAATATCATGAACGATTGAAAGCATGGATTCTGACTGCCCAGGCTAATGGTCTGGTCGTCGCGGGTGCACTCACGGATGCAAAAGGCGACCGTAGCTTGAAACCCTCCCAGCAAGCAGACCCGGATGTAAATCTGCGGATAAAGGAAATTCGAAGCGATGGCATTATCATTCGAGGCGCAAAGCTGATGATCTGTGGGGTTGCAGCCTCCAATGAAATATTTTTGCTTCCGGGCGGTGCTTACCAGGAGTCCGAGAAGGATTATTCGTTGTGCTGCGTTGTACCGCGTGATATCGAGGGCTTGACCATTATTGAAGCCACCCGTCCGAGTGACCAGCGCGATCTGGGAGAGTATGCTGAAGGCGAGGTTCCGAGGACAGGGATTACGCAAGGACTTTTATTATTTGACGATGTTTTCGTCCCCAATGAACGGGTCTTTATGTGTGGAGAGGCCAAGTACACTGGTAAGTTTATCCAATTCTTCACCGCTAATTACCGGGCTTGTATTGGTGCGTGTGTATCCGGACAGGGAGACGTGATGATCGGCGCATCCGTATTGGTGGCACGCGCTAATGGACTGCCATCTAAAACCTTTATGAATAAGCTGGTCGATATGTCCATCAATAACCAGGTCACCTATGGACTGGGTGTTGGCGCATGTGCACTGGGCACCCAGCATCCTTCCGGATCCTTTTTCGCCGACCCGCTCACTGCCCATACGAACAAGGTCATGGTAGCGACTTTACCTTATGAAACCAAGCGCCTTACGCAGGAGATCGGTGGTGGGATGGTAGAAACAGGCTGCATGCCTTCCTATGAGGATTTTACCGATGAGCGATATGGAAAAATCCTCCAAAAATATTATAAAGCTGGGCCTGTCAGTGCTGAAACTCGTTATAGAAGTGCACGCTTAGCAGAATGGTTGACTATTGGTGGAGGTGTGCCTGGCTGTATGCACGGAGGGGGTTCGCCGGATGGTGCCAGGTTGATTGTGCGCTTCAACACACCTTTCGAGGAATATGTCGAATATGCCAAAGCCTTGATGGGCATTGAAGAAGCTGTTCCAGAGCCTCAAAAGTAG
- a CDS encoding long-chain fatty acid--CoA ligase has product MFFGDWLYRRELLSPDKIALIDAEHGNLEITYQLWNHRVNRMANFFQQALGIGNGDRICIYSLNRMEYLDTIFACNKLGAILQVINWRLTAGEIGRLITDFEPKVLMYGPEWTAQVEQIWQRVKPEPKLICLGQPQRTGDISWLEEAGRWPETQPEPVELDWEDPWIICYTGGTTGLPKGAILNYRSLTWNSINTVVSWGLRPDDIVPHYMPMFHTGGINVMMQPIVYVGGTTILCKGFDVDRIFNQIEGLGITFFFGVPVMLLAMIQHPRWESLDLSRVRLVMAGGGNCPRVVYEAFWKKGVEFKEGYGLTEAGPNTFWLPNEVAKNKIGSVGRPLFHVDVKIVNDSGNLLGANQVGELMVRGPHVFGGYWKNPMATEAVLEDGWLHTGDLARMDEDNCYYIVGRLKNMIKSGGENIYPAEIEDILHSHPDILEAAVIPMPDSKWGEVGCAVVVLQPHSTLNDEGLIKWMKDRLAHYKVPKSVIFLNQLPKTGANKVDKKLLVEKLVKSKNDKQEEKP; this is encoded by the coding sequence ATGTTTTTTGGTGATTGGCTATATCGAAGGGAGTTGTTGTCACCCGACAAGATAGCTCTCATTGATGCTGAGCATGGAAACCTGGAAATTACTTATCAACTCTGGAATCACCGGGTTAATCGTATGGCGAACTTTTTCCAGCAGGCACTCGGGATCGGAAATGGAGATCGTATCTGCATTTATTCTTTGAACCGGATGGAATATCTGGATACGATCTTTGCCTGTAACAAGTTAGGGGCAATTTTGCAGGTGATTAATTGGCGCCTTACGGCGGGTGAGATTGGGAGACTGATTACCGATTTTGAACCTAAAGTATTGATGTATGGTCCTGAGTGGACAGCACAGGTCGAGCAGATCTGGCAAAGGGTTAAACCTGAACCCAAGCTTATTTGTCTTGGCCAACCACAACGAACCGGTGATATCTCCTGGCTGGAGGAAGCTGGAAGGTGGCCGGAGACCCAGCCGGAACCTGTGGAGCTGGATTGGGAGGATCCGTGGATTATTTGCTATACAGGTGGGACAACTGGTCTTCCGAAGGGTGCAATCCTGAATTACCGTTCACTGACCTGGAACTCAATCAATACCGTGGTTAGCTGGGGGTTGCGGCCAGATGATATCGTACCCCATTACATGCCGATGTTCCACACCGGTGGGATCAATGTGATGATGCAGCCGATCGTGTACGTAGGCGGCACGACCATACTATGCAAGGGATTTGATGTTGATCGAATCTTCAACCAGATCGAAGGGCTTGGAATAACCTTTTTCTTTGGTGTGCCCGTCATGCTGCTGGCAATGATCCAGCACCCGCGCTGGGAGTCATTGGACCTTTCTAGGGTGCGCTTGGTGATGGCTGGCGGTGGCAATTGTCCGAGAGTGGTTTATGAGGCCTTTTGGAAGAAGGGTGTGGAATTCAAGGAGGGGTATGGACTGACAGAAGCAGGCCCGAATACCTTCTGGTTGCCAAATGAAGTGGCAAAAAATAAGATCGGATCTGTGGGACGGCCGTTGTTCCATGTTGACGTAAAAATAGTTAATGACAGTGGGAATCTATTGGGCGCTAATCAGGTGGGCGAGCTGATGGTGCGCGGCCCGCATGTGTTCGGAGGTTATTGGAAAAACCCGATGGCCACCGAAGCTGTTTTGGAGGATGGATGGCTTCATACGGGTGATCTCGCAAGAATGGATGAGGATAATTGTTACTATATCGTCGGCCGGCTGAAAAACATGATCAAATCGGGGGGTGAAAATATATATCCCGCTGAAATTGAGGACATCCTGCATAGCCACCCGGACATCCTGGAAGCCGCGGTCATCCCTATGCCAGATTCCAAATGGGGTGAAGTGGGTTGTGCAGTGGTTGTGCTGCAACCACATAGCACACTAAATGATGAAGGGCTGATCAAATGGATGAAAGATCGGCTGGCGCATTACAAAGTACCAAAGTCGGTCATCTTTCTCAACCAGCTGCCTAAAACAGGCGCCAATAAGGTGGATAAAAAATTGTTAGTCGAAAAACTTGTTAAATCTAAAAATGACAAGCAAGAGGAAAAACCATGA
- a CDS encoding RNA polymerase subunit sigma-24, producing the protein MVESTISMTMKRIHRPEDKQVSQIIAAARRDPQKFGELYALYAQPVYRYLYSRIGSVPEAEDVTAQTFLAALEHFPKYQHDGYFASWLFSIARNKTMDFFRQRRNETSLDETEIVAEDSNLLQQIIKTERIIALSKLIRSLSFDEQELIRLRYVADLRFAEIGHLLNQKEDTVKKTLYRLLARLKAQTDTEYPMENSHV; encoded by the coding sequence ATGGTTGAGAGTACAATTTCCATGACCATGAAACGAATTCATCGACCAGAAGATAAGCAGGTTTCACAAATCATTGCAGCAGCTAGGCGCGATCCACAGAAATTCGGGGAATTGTATGCGCTTTACGCCCAGCCTGTCTATCGATATTTATATAGCCGTATCGGGAGTGTTCCAGAGGCGGAAGATGTTACCGCCCAAACCTTCTTAGCTGCTTTAGAGCACTTTCCGAAGTATCAGCACGATGGGTATTTTGCAAGCTGGTTGTTTTCCATCGCCCGCAACAAGACAATGGATTTTTTCCGCCAGCGGCGAAATGAAACTTCGCTTGATGAAACAGAGATCGTTGCTGAGGATTCCAATTTATTACAGCAAATCATTAAAACGGAAAGGATAATCGCCTTATCAAAACTCATCCGTAGTCTGTCCTTTGATGAGCAGGAACTGATTCGCTTACGCTATGTGGCCGATCTACGATTTGCAGAAATCGGGCATTTGCTCAATCAAAAAGAAGATACGGTCAAAAAAACACTCTACCGGCTGCTGGCCCGGCTAAAGGCCCAAACGGATACAGAATATCCCATGGAGAATTCTCATGTCTGA
- a CDS encoding mandelate racemase/muconate lactonizing enzyme family protein produces the protein MKITQLEIHILRAPDYGRPHWVSNFIVPRANELLVRMRTDQGMEGFGLATNYTPMDAVVKAFRTGISDMIIGQDPLAPEQLYQRLFSLTSQRLASEKSWSREALVRISSAVDLAAWDIVGKVSGLPLYRLFGGYRNQVPCYVTCAYYRDGKDIVELRDEIQKLKEQGHMGFKGKVGGLPLAQDIERMALIREIIGDDRDLMIDVNRAWDLDTAIEAAKLLEPLHPRWLEEPVRWVDDRRELKLLAMRTRIPLSAGESELTSYGCRSMIEEQAIRILQFDCTMIGGFTEGRKLAGLCELNHVQIAPHHDCFIHAQLVASSPAGCIVESFPDPERDPLQAELFENPPNIANGWLTLNETPGLGLILSEAAVRKYGERIL, from the coding sequence ATGAAAATCACACAGCTGGAAATTCACATCCTGCGTGCTCCGGATTATGGCCGCCCTCATTGGGTCAGCAACTTTATTGTTCCCCGGGCAAACGAGCTTTTAGTGCGGATGCGCACAGATCAGGGCATGGAGGGTTTTGGCCTGGCAACGAACTATACCCCAATGGATGCGGTGGTGAAAGCATTTCGCACTGGAATAAGCGACATGATCATCGGCCAAGATCCTCTCGCGCCAGAACAGCTATACCAACGGTTGTTCTCGCTTACCTCACAGCGGCTCGCCAGTGAAAAGAGCTGGTCGCGTGAGGCACTCGTGCGAATTTCTTCAGCTGTTGACCTTGCCGCTTGGGATATCGTTGGTAAGGTTTCTGGGTTGCCTCTTTATCGTCTGTTTGGCGGATATCGTAACCAGGTCCCGTGCTACGTGACCTGTGCATACTACCGTGATGGCAAAGATATAGTAGAGCTGCGCGATGAAATCCAAAAGCTTAAGGAACAGGGTCACATGGGTTTTAAGGGCAAGGTAGGTGGTCTTCCTTTAGCCCAAGATATTGAACGTATGGCACTAATACGAGAAATCATTGGCGATGATCGCGACTTAATGATTGATGTCAATCGCGCCTGGGATCTGGATACAGCGATCGAGGCTGCCAAGCTACTTGAACCATTACATCCGCGCTGGCTTGAAGAACCTGTTCGCTGGGTAGATGATCGGCGTGAATTGAAGCTTCTGGCCATGCGCACACGTATTCCATTGTCCGCTGGCGAGAGTGAGCTCACCAGCTATGGCTGCCGCTCCATGATAGAAGAGCAGGCGATTCGTATTTTACAATTCGATTGTACAATGATAGGTGGATTTACAGAGGGGCGGAAACTCGCGGGACTCTGTGAGCTGAACCATGTGCAGATCGCCCCACATCATGACTGTTTCATCCATGCGCAGCTTGTCGCTTCCAGCCCGGCCGGTTGTATTGTTGAATCTTTTCCTGATCCAGAGCGAGATCCGCTTCAGGCGGAACTATTCGAGAACCCACCGAATATTGCCAACGGCTGGTTGACCCTGAACGAAACACCGGGCCTTGGCCTAATTCTGTCTGAGGCCGCGGTCAGAAAATATGGTGAGCGCATTCTCTAG
- a CDS encoding alpha/beta hydrolase: protein MNIPTLEGIQAKTITTNRITTRVLFSRQGKGAPVLFLHGNWSCATWWEQTILALPSGFWSIAPDQRGYGEADLQKKIDATRGVRDWVDDAIALLDYLGIDQAHIVGCSLGGFIVWQLMVDHPQRISSITLVSPGSPFGFSGTKDEIGTPCYADHAGTGGGTSNMELIKRAGAKDRSLDSPSSPRASMRTLFSPGFIPPREEELLDSVLNVHLGDKDIPGDFVSSPNWPFIAPGVWGAQNATSPKYLGDVNQIYDGRIKIPLIWIRGERDQVISNQSLSDVGYLGKLGYIPGWPGDEVYPPQPMIDQIRAVLEKYQAAGGSYQEVVIQDAAHIPFLEKPNDFNAAFHQYLKSIV, encoded by the coding sequence ATGAACATTCCAACTCTAGAAGGTATTCAAGCAAAAACCATTACCACAAACAGGATCACCACCCGGGTGTTATTCAGCCGGCAAGGGAAAGGCGCTCCGGTTTTGTTCCTGCACGGGAACTGGTCCTGTGCTACCTGGTGGGAGCAGACCATACTGGCGCTTCCGTCCGGATTTTGGAGCATTGCCCCAGATCAGCGGGGTTATGGTGAGGCAGACCTGCAAAAGAAGATTGATGCCACGCGGGGTGTTAGGGATTGGGTGGATGATGCCATAGCTTTACTTGATTATCTTGGAATTGATCAAGCCCACATTGTAGGCTGTTCACTGGGTGGTTTCATCGTCTGGCAACTCATGGTGGATCATCCCCAGCGCATTTCATCCATTACCCTGGTGAGCCCCGGCTCCCCATTTGGCTTCAGCGGAACGAAAGATGAAATTGGCACTCCCTGTTATGCTGATCATGCTGGCACTGGAGGTGGCACCAGCAATATGGAACTCATCAAACGGGCTGGAGCAAAAGATCGCAGTCTAGATAGCCCATCTTCACCACGTGCGAGTATGCGTACACTCTTCAGTCCTGGTTTTATCCCACCCAGAGAAGAAGAACTACTGGATTCAGTCCTCAATGTGCACCTGGGCGATAAAGACATCCCTGGAGATTTCGTTTCTTCACCCAACTGGCCGTTTATAGCACCGGGTGTGTGGGGCGCTCAAAATGCCACTTCACCCAAATACCTGGGCGATGTTAACCAGATCTATGATGGGCGGATCAAGATCCCATTGATTTGGATCCGTGGAGAGCGGGATCAGGTCATATCGAATCAGTCGCTATCGGATGTGGGATACCTGGGAAAGCTGGGCTATATTCCAGGCTGGCCGGGAGATGAGGTTTATCCTCCCCAACCGATGATCGACCAGATTAGAGCCGTGCTTGAAAAATATCAAGCTGCTGGTGGGTCTTATCAAGAAGTCGTCATTCAGGATGCAGCCCATATACCCTTCCTGGAAAAGCCGAACGATTTCAATGCAGCCTTCCACCAATACCTGAAGAGCATTGTGTGA
- a CDS encoding dipeptide/oligopeptide/nickel ABC transporter ATP-binding protein, protein MTILDVKNLSICYLTEEDTALNAVERVSFKLEAGCSLGIVGESGCGKTTIILALMRLLPDEGRIIDGQVLFNHTDLLQISEDQMRQVRWGEISMVFQGAMNSLNPVRTVESQIVEALLKHKQVKTKREARERTGELLSLVGIAPERAKQYPHQYSGGMRQRAIIAMALSCNPKILIADEPTTALDVMIQAQITQLLKKLQRELNLALILVTHDLGVVAELCDDVLVMYGGKVAEYASSDIIYNEAKHPYTQRLLKAFPDIDNLTAELVSIPGVPPRLDDLPPGCRFSPRCNLVMDLCSQEPPRLVEFPQHHSIACHLFDQKQSGIQNA, encoded by the coding sequence ATGACTATTCTGGATGTCAAGAATCTCTCCATCTGTTACCTCACCGAAGAGGATACCGCCCTGAATGCGGTTGAAAGGGTTAGTTTTAAGCTTGAGGCAGGTTGTTCGCTTGGGATCGTCGGAGAAAGTGGTTGTGGAAAGACGACCATCATCCTGGCACTGATGCGGTTGCTTCCCGATGAGGGGCGGATTATTGACGGTCAGGTTCTGTTTAATCATACCGATCTGCTTCAAATCAGCGAAGATCAAATGCGTCAGGTCCGCTGGGGTGAAATTTCAATGGTATTTCAGGGAGCGATGAATTCGCTCAACCCTGTGAGGACGGTTGAAAGCCAGATCGTTGAGGCATTACTGAAGCATAAACAGGTAAAAACAAAAAGGGAAGCGCGTGAAAGGACTGGCGAACTACTCAGTTTGGTTGGAATTGCCCCTGAACGGGCTAAGCAATATCCTCACCAGTATAGTGGTGGGATGCGCCAGAGGGCAATTATTGCCATGGCTTTATCGTGCAATCCTAAAATATTGATCGCAGATGAGCCAACCACCGCTCTAGATGTGATGATCCAGGCCCAGATAACCCAGCTGCTAAAGAAACTGCAGCGTGAGCTGAATCTGGCTTTGATCCTGGTCACGCATGACCTGGGTGTGGTGGCTGAGTTATGTGATGATGTACTGGTGATGTACGGCGGAAAGGTGGCGGAATACGCCTCAAGTGACATAATCTATAACGAGGCCAAACACCCATATACCCAGCGATTATTGAAAGCCTTCCCAGATATTGACAATCTCACTGCGGAACTTGTCTCTATTCCAGGAGTTCCTCCACGCTTGGATGATCTTCCCCCTGGTTGCCGTTTTAGCCCGCGCTGTAACCTGGTCATGGATCTGTGTAGCCAGGAACCACCTCGGCTGGTTGAATTCCCTCAGCATCATTCAATTGCCTGCCATTTATTCGACCAGAAACAATCCGGGATTCAAAATGCCTGA
- a CDS encoding oligopeptide ABC transporter ATP-binding protein codes for MPDSTLLSVINLYKYFPISQSLVSRMTRKPPKVVHAVDDVSFTLDKGEILALVGESGSGKTTVGMNILGLQIPSKGKILFDGIDIAYWSQGRIGDLNDPVNVDLAKLNKREQILLLRKRAQMVFQDPYESLDPRQKILEIVAEPLDIHGISLSESDRMERVRVSLESSGLAPADHFWGRYPDGLSGGQRQRVVIAGALVLEPQLLIADEPVSMLDVSIRAEFLTLLLDLRNKRNITIIYTTHDLATAGIFTDRIAVMYLGRIVELGPTKEVLANPQHPYTRALVSVLPAPNPRRQRERVILSGEVPNPINVPPGCRFHPRCPVAHNDCREVDPDYVKVTSEHQVACLYVQSQ; via the coding sequence ATGCCTGACTCTACGCTATTGAGTGTAATCAATTTATATAAATATTTTCCCATCTCGCAATCTCTCGTTTCGCGAATGACTCGCAAACCACCAAAAGTAGTTCACGCCGTGGATGATGTGAGTTTTACCCTAGATAAGGGAGAGATTTTAGCTCTGGTGGGAGAATCTGGTTCAGGGAAGACGACTGTCGGAATGAATATATTAGGTCTCCAGATACCCAGCAAAGGAAAGATCCTCTTTGATGGAATCGATATAGCATATTGGAGTCAGGGAAGGATTGGCGATTTAAATGATCCCGTTAATGTTGATCTGGCAAAATTGAACAAGCGTGAGCAGATCCTGCTTCTCAGAAAACGTGCTCAAATGGTCTTCCAGGACCCTTATGAATCACTGGATCCCAGGCAGAAAATACTTGAGATCGTCGCTGAACCCCTAGACATCCATGGAATATCGCTTTCGGAAAGTGATCGGATGGAACGTGTGAGGGTCTCTTTGGAATCCAGCGGTTTGGCCCCGGCAGATCATTTTTGGGGCAGGTATCCCGATGGGCTTTCCGGCGGGCAGCGCCAACGAGTGGTCATCGCCGGAGCACTGGTGCTCGAGCCACAGCTATTGATCGCGGATGAACCTGTGTCTATGTTGGATGTCTCCATCCGCGCCGAATTCTTAACTTTATTGCTGGATCTGCGCAATAAAAGGAATATCACGATTATTTACACGACCCATGATCTGGCAACCGCAGGGATATTTACCGACCGAATCGCAGTGATGTATCTGGGAAGGATTGTTGAGCTAGGGCCAACAAAGGAAGTCTTGGCAAATCCCCAACACCCTTATACCCGCGCATTGGTTTCTGTGCTACCTGCGCCAAACCCGCGTAGGCAACGCGAAAGGGTGATCCTGAGTGGTGAAGTCCCAAATCCTATAAATGTGCCACCCGGATGCCGTTTCCATCCTCGCTGTCCGGTTGCACATAATGATTGTAGGGAAGTCGATCCTGATTATGTTAAAGTGACTTCAGAGCATCAGGTTGCGTGCTTATATGTTCAATCACAATGA